Proteins from one Staphylococcus sp. IVB6214 genomic window:
- a CDS encoding iron ABC transporter permease, with translation MRRKQISHLNFSIQLLVAIIVLCTLFVLSVILGEAHVHVATIIEAILHYDAANQVHNVIAEIRIPRNIGAVLVGMALATAGAVIQGVTKNGLADPSLIGLNAGAAFALATTFAFYPGAPFLILIFTGFVGAVFGGMTVLMIGSSRRDGFHPMRLILAGAAVSALLTALSQGIALIFRLNQSINFWSAGGVSGTNWQQVWISAPIIFCTIILLILMSRQLTILSLGDELASGLGQNVKTIRLVSLLLTMLLAGISVAMVGQIAFVGLIVPHIVRFLVGTDYVKVLPMAAVLGGTLVLAADMLARMLGEAPMSAIISFIGVPYFLYLIRKGGRTI, from the coding sequence ATGAGAAGAAAACAAATAAGTCATCTCAATTTTTCGATACAACTACTCGTTGCGATCATCGTACTATGTACATTATTTGTGCTTTCCGTCATTCTAGGCGAAGCACATGTCCATGTTGCAACAATTATAGAAGCAATTCTACATTATGATGCTGCGAACCAAGTGCATAATGTGATTGCTGAAATACGCATCCCTCGAAACATCGGTGCTGTGTTAGTCGGTATGGCACTTGCAACAGCAGGTGCAGTCATTCAAGGCGTTACAAAAAATGGCTTAGCAGACCCGAGTTTGATTGGTTTAAATGCAGGAGCGGCGTTTGCCTTAGCAACAACTTTTGCCTTTTATCCGGGGGCACCTTTTCTTATTTTAATTTTTACAGGATTTGTTGGAGCGGTTTTTGGTGGTATGACTGTCCTTATGATTGGTTCATCTCGACGTGACGGCTTTCATCCAATGCGTTTAATTCTAGCTGGAGCGGCCGTTAGTGCATTGCTTACCGCACTGAGTCAAGGTATCGCTTTAATATTCCGCCTCAACCAATCGATTAACTTTTGGAGTGCAGGTGGCGTTTCAGGGACAAACTGGCAACAAGTTTGGATTAGCGCACCTATCATCTTTTGCACAATTATTTTACTTATCCTGATGAGCAGACAATTAACGATACTGAGCTTGGGAGACGAGCTTGCGTCAGGGTTAGGTCAAAATGTTAAAACCATTCGTCTTGTGAGCCTATTATTGACAATGTTACTTGCAGGTATTTCTGTGGCAATGGTCGGTCAAATTGCTTTTGTCGGTCTCATCGTCCCACACATTGTCCGCTTTCTAGTTGGAACGGATTATGTCAAAGTATTACCGATGGCAGCGGTATTAGGTGGAACGCTCGTTCTAGCCGCAGACATGCTCGCACGTATGCTCGGTGAAGCACCGATGAGCGCCATTATTTCATTTATTGGTGTCCCATATTTTCTATATCTCATTCGTAAAGGAGGGCGTACGATATGA
- a CDS encoding iron ABC transporter permease has translation MMHPKLKLQQRLTFLVVIVLLAAAIVWSMTTGEYAMSFSQVVQTLLGNGTYADQLILIDFRLPRIFITLLAGLALSMSGAVLQSVTKNPLAEPGILGINAGSGFAIALFIAVGQIHADDFVYILPFVSMIGGLLTALFIFVFSYSGEKGLSPASMVLVGVGISTALSGGALTIMSTFDRDQSEFIATWLAGNIWGDSWPFVWVFLPWLLLLVPYLFFKSETLNILHTNEHTAISLGVSLNKTRFVLVCIAVMLSSAAVSVAGAIGFIGLMGPHIAKSIVGPRHQYFLPIALVIGALLLIVSDTIGKVVLQPTGVPAGVVVAIIGAPYFLFLMYRTRAL, from the coding sequence ATGATGCATCCGAAGCTTAAGTTACAACAGCGTCTAACCTTCTTGGTTGTCATTGTATTGTTAGCAGCTGCAATCGTCTGGAGTATGACGACAGGTGAATATGCGATGTCCTTCTCTCAAGTTGTTCAAACATTGCTCGGTAATGGAACTTATGCAGACCAATTAATTTTGATTGATTTTCGCTTGCCACGTATTTTTATTACATTGCTTGCGGGCTTGGCATTAAGCATGAGTGGCGCAGTATTACAAAGTGTCACTAAGAACCCATTGGCGGAACCTGGGATTTTAGGCATTAATGCAGGCAGTGGCTTTGCAATTGCATTGTTTATTGCGGTTGGACAGATTCATGCAGATGACTTTGTTTACATATTGCCGTTTGTCAGCATGATCGGTGGCCTACTAACAGCACTTTTTATTTTTGTGTTTAGTTATAGCGGTGAGAAAGGTCTATCTCCAGCGAGTATGGTCTTAGTGGGTGTCGGGATTTCAACAGCACTATCTGGTGGCGCACTGACGATTATGTCAACATTTGATCGTGATCAATCGGAATTTATAGCGACGTGGTTGGCAGGAAATATTTGGGGAGACAGTTGGCCATTTGTATGGGTCTTTCTTCCTTGGCTATTATTGCTTGTCCCATACTTATTTTTCAAATCAGAAACACTCAATATCTTACATACAAATGAACATACAGCGATCAGTTTAGGTGTGTCATTGAATAAAACAAGATTTGTCCTTGTATGCATTGCCGTGATGTTATCCTCAGCAGCGGTTTCAGTCGCGGGTGCAATTGGGTTTATAGGTTTGATGGGGCCACACATTGCCAAATCAATTGTCGGACCACGACATCAGTATTTTTTACCGATAGCCTTAGTGATAGGGGCGCTTTTATTAATCGTATCAGATACGATTGGTAAGGTTGTTCTTCAACCCACAGGGGTGCCGGCAGGTGTTGTTGTCGCAATTATTGGTGCACCATACTTTCTCTTTCTTATGTATCGCACACGTGCACTTTAG
- a CDS encoding MDR family MFS transporter, with protein sequence MAEQKHTKVIMAVFLIGAFFMILNETLLNIALKELMEQFDISRATVQWMASGFMMVIAIVSPLSALIIQWFTTRRLFLFIIVVFITGSFIAGMAVNFPMLLTGRMIQAVGTGLIMPLIMNTMLMMFDVSVRGRVMGFFGLIIMFAPAIGPTLSGVIVDYLGWRWLFFSVVPFMIFAFIFGWRYLENVGEVTRPKIDILSVILSTVGITGVIYSISMASDADILSAQILVPFTIGLISAIAFIRRQLKLTTPILDFCVLQVRNYRRGMLIFVIVVMSLFASEIVMPMYLQGPMGFSAKLAGIILLPGALLNGLLSPVMGRIFDSIGPRKMIIPGLVTLLAVMIFYTTIHPGVPVWQFIVAYMLLMVAVAAIMMPSSTNGLNALPAEKYPHGTAIFNVLQPLAGSAGISVFVGILTGVQNNEMSKHGEVTLAVQDQAMTSGLHAAYLFAIALIVIGIVIAVTLTNAANESKQQITE encoded by the coding sequence ATGGCAGAACAGAAGCATACAAAAGTAATTATGGCAGTCTTTTTAATTGGTGCCTTTTTTATGATTTTAAATGAAACATTGCTCAATATTGCGTTAAAAGAGTTAATGGAACAATTCGATATATCAAGAGCGACAGTACAGTGGATGGCAAGTGGCTTTATGATGGTTATCGCTATTGTATCACCACTATCAGCATTAATTATTCAATGGTTTACGACAAGACGTTTATTCTTATTTATTATTGTCGTTTTTATAACAGGATCATTCATTGCGGGGATGGCGGTTAACTTCCCAATGCTATTAACAGGGCGTATGATTCAAGCAGTAGGAACAGGTCTTATCATGCCATTGATTATGAATACCATGTTAATGATGTTTGACGTCTCTGTTCGAGGACGTGTGATGGGGTTCTTCGGTCTGATCATTATGTTCGCGCCTGCAATCGGTCCAACCTTATCTGGCGTGATTGTGGACTATTTAGGATGGCGTTGGTTGTTCTTTAGTGTGGTTCCGTTTATGATTTTTGCATTTATCTTTGGGTGGCGTTATCTTGAAAATGTTGGAGAAGTAACACGCCCTAAGATTGATATTCTATCCGTCATCCTTTCCACTGTGGGGATTACGGGTGTCATTTATAGTATATCAATGGCGAGTGATGCAGATATTTTATCAGCACAAATTCTTGTCCCGTTCACTATCGGACTGATTTCTGCCATTGCTTTTATTCGTCGTCAGCTAAAACTTACAACACCTATTTTAGATTTTTGTGTTTTACAAGTACGCAATTATCGTCGTGGCATGTTGATTTTTGTCATCGTTGTCATGAGCTTATTCGCATCCGAAATTGTGATGCCGATGTATTTACAAGGGCCAATGGGCTTTTCGGCTAAATTAGCAGGTATCATTCTATTGCCGGGTGCATTGTTAAATGGACTTTTATCACCAGTAATGGGAAGAATATTTGATAGTATCGGACCACGTAAAATGATTATACCGGGCCTTGTCACTTTATTAGCTGTTATGATCTTTTACACAACCATTCACCCCGGTGTGCCAGTGTGGCAATTTATCGTAGCATACATGTTACTTATGGTAGCAGTTGCAGCAATTATGATGCCATCAAGTACAAATGGATTGAATGCGCTACCGGCTGAAAAATATCCACATGGTACAGCTATATTTAACGTGTTACAGCCGCTCGCAGGTTCTGCAGGTATTTCTGTATTTGTCGGCATTTTGACAGGCGTTCAAAATAATGAAATGAGTAAACACGGGGAAGTGACTCTAGCTGTACAGGATCAAGCGATGACTTCTGGTCTTCACGCAGCTTACTTGTTTGCGATTGCATTGATTGTCATTGGAATTGTGATTGCGGTAACTTTGACGAACGCAGCGAATGAAAGTAAACAACAAATAACAGAGTAA
- a CDS encoding alpha/beta hydrolase, producing MTYQKKRWFIASLIILLVIAGLVAGYFFIHQKGQQTKHKAAVQNKNVATYTDITYMSGLPNSQLDILMPNRVNANDKLPVIFWAHGGGFIAGDKQYKNALLSHIVERGYVVVNINYALAPEYQYPTPLIQMRHAVDFIKKNERNLPVDMNQVIIGGDSAGAQINSQFAAIQTNADLRKQMDFPQQLTPQQIKGAIFLGGFYDMETVRETEFPRIDLFMRSYTGVKDWENQFKKITEMSTVEQVTNAYPATYLSVGDADPFTTQNDTFVKTLHAHNVPVDTHFYDGSHNLKHQYQFHLEKPESKENIRRILSFLSRHTKQTQRDISEDSTPHTELNLNPYDMN from the coding sequence ATGACATACCAAAAAAAGAGATGGTTTATCGCGTCTTTAATCATTTTGCTCGTCATAGCCGGTCTCGTTGCCGGCTATTTTTTTATTCATCAAAAAGGCCAACAAACAAAACATAAAGCAGCTGTTCAAAATAAAAATGTTGCGACATATACAGATATTACATATATGTCAGGATTACCGAATAGTCAATTAGATATTTTGATGCCGAACCGTGTGAACGCAAATGATAAGCTCCCTGTTATTTTTTGGGCGCACGGTGGTGGCTTTATCGCAGGTGATAAGCAATACAAGAATGCGCTACTGTCTCATATTGTAGAGAGAGGGTATGTAGTGGTGAATATAAACTATGCATTAGCACCCGAGTACCAATATCCAACACCATTGATTCAGATGCGTCATGCTGTTGACTTTATTAAGAAGAATGAACGTAACTTGCCTGTTGATATGAATCAAGTGATTATTGGCGGTGATTCTGCAGGTGCACAGATTAACAGTCAGTTTGCAGCCATTCAAACAAATGCAGATTTAAGAAAGCAAATGGACTTCCCGCAACAATTGACACCACAACAGATTAAAGGTGCCATATTTTTAGGTGGTTTTTATGATATGGAAACGGTGCGGGAGACAGAATTTCCACGTATTGATTTGTTTATGAGAAGTTATACAGGTGTTAAAGACTGGGAGAACCAATTCAAAAAGATTACTGAGATGTCGACGGTAGAGCAGGTGACAAATGCGTACCCTGCTACGTATCTCTCTGTGGGGGATGCGGATCCATTCACAACGCAAAATGATACGTTTGTGAAGACATTGCACGCACACAATGTCCCTGTTGATACACATTTTTATGATGGGTCACATAATCTAAAACACCAGTATCAGTTCCATTTGGAGAAACCCGAATCTAAGGAAAATATTCGACGTATATTGAGTTTTTTAAGTCGACATACGAAACAAACACAGCGTGATATTTCTGAAGATAGCACACCACATACGGAACTTAATTTAAATCCTTATGATATGAATTAA
- a CDS encoding response regulator transcription factor, whose amino-acid sequence MKILLVEDDQTLCQQITEALVQWDFEVIAVTDFSSILQTFIDVAPQIVIMDVTLPKYDGFYWTRRIRNQSNVPIVFLSSRDNPMDQVMSMELGADDYMQKPFHMPVLVAKLQAIYRRVYQYNQEAKRTVMWQECVVDLTRDCIEYNDQCITLSKTEMLILDVLLSKKNQIVSRDELMTALWEDESFVSDNTLTVNINRLRKKLRAFNMQQAIETKVGKGYMAHETL is encoded by the coding sequence ATGAAGATTCTATTAGTTGAAGATGATCAAACACTGTGTCAACAAATTACTGAAGCACTTGTACAGTGGGACTTTGAAGTGATTGCTGTGACAGATTTTAGCAGTATTTTACAAACATTCATAGATGTTGCACCACAAATTGTAATTATGGATGTGACATTGCCGAAATATGATGGTTTTTACTGGACGAGACGAATTAGAAATCAATCCAATGTTCCGATTGTTTTTCTATCATCGAGAGATAACCCGATGGATCAGGTGATGAGTATGGAGTTGGGAGCGGATGATTACATGCAAAAACCATTTCATATGCCTGTACTTGTTGCGAAGTTGCAAGCAATCTATCGACGAGTGTACCAATACAATCAAGAAGCGAAACGGACAGTGATGTGGCAAGAGTGTGTTGTTGACCTAACGAGAGATTGTATTGAATATAATGATCAATGTATCACACTGTCTAAAACAGAAATGTTAATTTTGGATGTCTTGTTGTCTAAAAAGAATCAAATTGTATCACGTGATGAGCTGATGACAGCATTATGGGAAGATGAGTCCTTTGTAAGTGACAATACGCTGACTGTGAATATCAATCGTCTACGTAAAAAGTTACGTGCATTTAATATGCAACAAGCCATTGAAACAAAAGTAGGAAAGGGCTACATGGCACATGAAACACTTTAA
- a CDS encoding sensor histidine kinase, producing the protein MKHFKWITIWLRERHVWIWLLILLDMILISASYLDERMSIESVLFVFGLHVIVGIFYLIFTYIKEIKFYEKLHEGVSIREIRHRDYAESPFEKVVMDYLENNLKIQQHTLETQRHWLNVNEQSMTEFVHDIKTPVTALKLLIEQEPDFKRRQQLMYEWSRIAYMLDQQLFLSRLNHKAHDMFFEVASLRQLVVDEVRETRHISMRKGIGFEIDVAPEIEVYTDKRWFKMVIRQIISNAVKYTMSGDIVIRGVIDDAHVSLTIEDQGCGIPSHDLPRIFSRGFTGDVPESENASGMGLYLVDSVKEALGLTIDVQSEVGQGTTVTLFFSKQNQHTQRMSK; encoded by the coding sequence ATGAAACACTTTAAATGGATAACGATTTGGTTGCGTGAACGTCATGTGTGGATATGGCTACTCATTTTATTAGATATGATATTAATCAGTGCTAGCTATCTAGATGAACGTATGTCAATAGAAAGTGTCTTGTTTGTTTTCGGCTTACATGTGATCGTGGGCATTTTTTATTTGATTTTTACATATATTAAAGAGATAAAATTCTATGAAAAGTTGCATGAAGGCGTGAGTATTCGTGAAATACGACATCGTGATTATGCAGAAAGTCCATTTGAAAAAGTAGTCATGGATTACTTAGAAAATAACTTGAAGATACAGCAACATACCTTAGAAACACAACGGCATTGGCTAAATGTGAATGAACAATCTATGACAGAGTTTGTACATGATATTAAAACGCCTGTGACTGCATTGAAGTTACTCATTGAACAGGAACCGGACTTCAAAAGACGTCAACAATTAATGTATGAATGGTCTCGCATTGCGTATATGTTAGATCAGCAGCTGTTTTTATCACGACTCAATCACAAAGCACATGATATGTTTTTTGAAGTCGCTTCATTGCGACAATTAGTTGTTGATGAAGTACGAGAAACAAGACATATTAGTATGCGTAAAGGCATTGGATTTGAAATAGACGTAGCACCTGAGATCGAAGTTTATACGGATAAACGTTGGTTTAAAATGGTGATACGCCAAATTATTTCTAATGCGGTCAAATACACGATGTCAGGGGATATTGTTATTCGTGGCGTTATAGATGATGCACATGTTTCACTGACGATAGAAGATCAAGGATGTGGTATTCCATCTCATGACTTACCGAGAATTTTTTCACGTGGATTTACAGGAGATGTACCTGAATCAGAAAATGCTTCCGGTATGGGATTGTATCTTGTAGATAGTGTCAAAGAGGCATTGGGACTAACAATTGATGTACAATCAGAAGTTGGTCAGGGGACAACTGTGACATTATTCTTTTCTAAACAGAATCAACACACACAACGCATGTCGAAGTGA
- a CDS encoding ABC transporter ATP-binding protein, whose translation MSILNAKHVTKVYGNHHQSFEVLKDINLEVKRGGFVSIMGPSGSGKTTLLNVLSSIDYVTNGQIEVNGQDITRMSNKQLSNFRKQEVGFIFQDYNVLYTLTVRENIMLPLSIMNLSRSEKERRYEEVTAALGIQEMGNKYPNEISGGQKQRTAAARALIGKPAIIFADEPTGALDSKSAQDLLVRLEQINRDMGTTIVMVTHDPVAASYSDRVIMLKDGQIHTELFQGDKTTAHFYQEIIHNQSVLGGVTYEL comes from the coding sequence ATGTCTATTTTAAATGCCAAACATGTGACAAAAGTATATGGAAATCATCATCAATCATTTGAAGTGTTGAAAGATATTAATCTCGAGGTGAAGCGTGGTGGCTTTGTATCAATTATGGGGCCTTCAGGGTCAGGTAAGACGACCTTACTTAATGTACTCAGTTCCATCGATTATGTAACAAATGGCCAGATTGAAGTAAATGGTCAAGATATTACACGTATGTCGAATAAACAATTATCAAACTTCCGCAAGCAAGAAGTAGGGTTTATTTTTCAAGATTATAATGTGCTATATACATTAACAGTTCGTGAAAACATTATGTTGCCACTTTCAATTATGAATCTGAGTCGCTCTGAAAAAGAACGTCGTTATGAAGAGGTTACAGCAGCATTGGGAATTCAAGAAATGGGTAATAAGTATCCGAATGAAATATCAGGTGGACAAAAACAAAGAACAGCAGCTGCACGTGCACTCATCGGAAAACCAGCCATTATCTTTGCTGATGAGCCGACGGGAGCACTCGATTCAAAGAGTGCACAAGACTTGTTAGTTCGTCTTGAACAAATCAATCGTGATATGGGAACAACGATTGTGATGGTTACGCATGATCCTGTCGCAGCAAGCTATTCAGATCGTGTCATTATGTTGAAAGACGGTCAAATCCATACGGAACTCTTTCAAGGAGATAAGACAACCGCACACTTTTATCAAGAAATTATTCACAATCAAAGTGTATTAGGTGGTGTCACTTATGAGCTTTAA
- a CDS encoding ABC transporter permease produces the protein MSFNQIIFKNLAQNLRHYAIYLISIIISISMYFSFVTLKYTDEVTESDGTEMLAKAASIGDKFLFIIILFFLMYANRLFIKKRAKSFALFQLIGLSRKDLMRMLGIEQLAIFVSTTFVSIIIGIFGSRLLQLIVKKFIHIPIDIKMGIQSEAVVATLVLVISAWLLIMVQSFTFIRRRSIVQLMSDVQKSEATTFRITLWEVIFGILGIGMIGSGYYLSTVMFESKYLIGAVFFVALVILFLTVFGAYFFFRSFVSLVFKTLKKFKKGNVTVTDVVFTSSIMHRMKKNAFSLTLIGIISAITITILSFAALGQSSVQKNVNLTSPYEYTYFDTNSAEKFEDALKEKNIPYKKYTQHLIEMPIKGKKHKLGEYFDVTPLMRDSELEEIDVAAGEVQFVNMFSITQKAVKVEEGNQVILGKENHQKTLKVDKMTSQNYIANDLLFGSPVAVVDDATYKELEPANANNKEMPKRLQIGFELKQDKAKHLANELNGQFNKTNPSPRSAIEKESLAFAGMFIFVSSFLGIVFLIAAGCIIYIKQMDETDDEMQNYQILRKIGYTHQDMTKGLALKTFFNFGLPLIVGLCHAYFAAKAFNVLMDSPNLVPAYIMMAIYSGIYAVFALIAFIHAKRTIKFTI, from the coding sequence ATGAGCTTTAATCAAATTATTTTTAAAAACTTAGCACAAAATCTTAGACATTATGCCATATACCTTATCTCCATAATCATAAGCATTAGTATGTATTTTAGTTTTGTAACGTTAAAATATACAGACGAAGTGACGGAATCAGATGGTACAGAGATGTTAGCGAAAGCAGCAAGTATTGGTGACAAGTTCTTATTTATCATTATTCTTTTCTTTTTAATGTACGCCAATCGTTTGTTTATTAAAAAGCGTGCAAAAAGTTTTGCCCTATTCCAATTGATTGGTCTTTCTCGTAAAGATCTCATGCGTATGTTGGGTATTGAGCAACTGGCTATTTTTGTCTCAACAACCTTTGTCAGTATCATCATCGGTATTTTTGGTTCTCGTTTACTTCAACTTATTGTTAAAAAATTTATTCACATACCCATCGATATTAAAATGGGGATTCAATCTGAAGCGGTTGTTGCAACATTAGTGCTTGTGATAAGCGCATGGTTGTTAATTATGGTTCAAAGCTTCACCTTTATTAGACGCCGTTCTATCGTCCAGTTAATGAGTGATGTACAAAAATCAGAAGCAACGACATTCCGCATCACATTGTGGGAAGTTATTTTCGGTATACTTGGTATAGGGATGATTGGATCAGGTTATTATTTATCAACAGTTATGTTTGAATCGAAATACTTAATAGGTGCGGTCTTTTTTGTGGCACTTGTCATTTTATTCTTAACAGTATTTGGTGCCTACTTTTTCTTTAGAAGTTTTGTGTCGCTTGTCTTTAAAACATTGAAGAAATTCAAAAAAGGAAATGTGACAGTAACAGATGTCGTGTTCACATCATCTATTATGCATCGTATGAAGAAAAATGCCTTTTCGTTAACACTGATTGGGATTATTTCAGCAATTACAATTACCATTCTATCATTTGCAGCATTAGGTCAATCAAGTGTGCAAAAAAATGTAAATCTAACATCACCTTATGAATACACATATTTTGATACAAATTCAGCAGAGAAATTTGAAGATGCTTTGAAAGAGAAAAACATTCCATACAAGAAATATACACAACACCTTATTGAAATGCCTATTAAAGGGAAAAAACATAAATTAGGTGAATACTTTGATGTGACACCTCTTATGCGTGATTCAGAACTAGAAGAAATTGATGTTGCGGCAGGAGAAGTGCAATTTGTCAATATGTTTTCAATTACGCAAAAGGCTGTAAAGGTTGAAGAAGGGAATCAAGTCATCTTAGGTAAAGAGAATCACCAAAAGACATTAAAAGTGGATAAGATGACAAGTCAGAACTATATTGCTAACGACTTACTGTTTGGTTCGCCTGTTGCCGTTGTAGATGATGCAACGTATAAAGAACTTGAGCCAGCGAATGCAAATAACAAAGAAATGCCAAAACGTTTGCAAATAGGTTTTGAATTAAAACAAGATAAGGCTAAGCATTTGGCGAATGAATTGAATGGGCAGTTCAATAAAACAAATCCATCACCGCGTTCTGCTATTGAGAAAGAGTCTTTAGCGTTTGCAGGTATGTTTATTTTTGTGAGTAGTTTCTTAGGTATTGTTTTCCTTATAGCAGCTGGCTGTATCATTTACATTAAGCAAATGGATGAGACGGACGATGAGATGCAGAACTATCAAATCTTACGTAAAATCGGTTACACACATCAAGATATGACGAAAGGTCTGGCACTTAAAACATTCTTTAACTTTGGCTTACCGCTTATTGTCGGATTATGTCATGCATACTTTGCTGCTAAAGCTTTTAATGTCTTAATGGACAGCCCGAACTTGGTACCTGCATATATTATGATGGCCATTTATTCTGGTATTTATGCAGTGTTTGCATTGATTGCCTTTATACATGCTAAAAGAACGATTAAATTCACAATTTAG